In one window of Arachis ipaensis cultivar K30076 chromosome B06, Araip1.1, whole genome shotgun sequence DNA:
- the LOC107647797 gene encoding rust resistance kinase Lr10-like — translation HAGAALLVSILVALYYIYGYYRNKGEDQERVKTFLKDYEALNPTRFSYADIKRITKQFKDKLGEGAHGAVYKGKLSNQILVAVKILNSTDDDGKEFINEVGTMAKIHHVNVVRLLGYCADGSHRALVYHFFPNGNLQTFIAPSSNNETFLGWNKMHQIAIGIAKGIEYLHQGCDQRILHFDINPYNVLLDQSFTPKISDFGLAKLCSKNRSTVSMTAARGTLGYMAPEVFSRNFGNVSYKSDIYSYGMLLLEMVGGRKNTNMSQETFQVLYPNWIHNLLEGDDTYIPIDDDGDFKIAKKLAIVGLWCIQWHPVHRPSMKSVVQMLEAEEDNLKVPPNPFESAAASSSSAIIPVRFLNVELEVIPETD, via the coding sequence CATGCAGGTGCAGCTCTCCTTGTGTCAATACTGGTTGCCTTGTATTATATATATGGCTATTATAGAAACAAAGGGGAAGATCAAGAAAGAGTTAAAACTTTTTTGAAGGATTACGAGGCATTAAACCCGACAAGATTCTCTTATGCTGATATCAAGAGAATCACAAAGCAGTTTAAGGACAAATTAGGTGAAGGAGCTCATGGAGCCGTCTACAAAGGTAAATTGTCCAATCAAATTCTCGTTGCCGTGAAGATCCTCAACAGCACAGACGATGATGGAAAAGAGTTCATAAATGAAGTGGGAACTATGGCCAAAATCCACCATGTCAATGTGGTCCGCTTGCTTGGCTACTGCGCCGACGGATCTCACCGCGCTTTAGTTTATCACTTCTTCCCCAATGGTAATCTCCAGACCTTCATTGCTCCCTCCAGCAACAACGAAACCTTTCTCGGATGGAACAAGATGCATCAGATTGCTATCGGCATAGCCAAAGGGATTGAATATCTTCATCAAGGCTGTGATCAAAGAATTCTGCATTTTGATATTAATCCTTACAATGTCTTGTTAGATCAAAGTTTCACTCCTAAAATTTCAGATTTCGGTTTGGCTAAGTTATGCTCCAAGAATCGAAGTACTGTATCCATGACTGCAGCAAGGGGAACCTTAGGGTACATGGCGCCTGAAGTTTTCTCCAGAAACTTCGGGAATGTATCTTATAAATCCGATATCTACAGTTATGGGATGCTATTGCTTGAGATGGTTGGAGGGAGAAAGAATACAAACATGAGTCAGGAAACATTTCAAGTTCTGTATCCGAATTGGATACACAATTTGCTTGAAGGAGATGACACATATATTCCTATCGATGACGATGGAGATTTTAAAATTGCAAAGAAACTGGCAATAGTGGGACTATGGTGCATCCAGTGGCACCCGGTTCACCGTCCCTCCATGAAAAGTGTAGTTCAAATGCTTGAAGCAGAGGAAGACAATTTGAAAGTGCCGCCGAATCCTTTTGAATCTGCAGCTGCAAGTAGTTCAAGTGCAATTATTCCAGTGAGATTCTTAAATGTGGAATTGGAAGTAATTCCAGAAACTGACTAG
- the LOC107647798 gene encoding rust resistance kinase Lr10-like — protein sequence MPKGTQYYESIILPIIGAALLFSTLAALYYIYCYYRNKGEDQQRVQTFLKDYEALNPTRFSYADIKRITKQFKDKLGEGAHGAVYKGKLSNQILVAVKILNNTDGDGKEFINEVGTMAKIHHVNVVRLLGYCADGSHRALVYHFFPNGNLQSFIASSSDKESFVGWNKLHQIALGIAKGIEYLHQGCDQRILHFDINPYNVLLDDSFTPKISDFGLAKLCSKNRSTVSMTAARGTLGYMAPEVFSRNFGNVSYKSDIYSYGMLLLEMVGGRKNTNASQETFQVLYPNWIHNLLEGDDTYIPIDDDGDFRIAKKLAIVGLWCIQWHPVQRPSMKSVVQMLVEGEESKLKVPPNPFESAAATTSSAIIPARRLNLELEVIPETD from the exons ATGCCCAAGGGGACACAATACTATGAATCAATTATTTTACCCATTATAG GTGCAGCTCTCCTGTTCTCAACACTGGCTGCCTTGTATTATATATATTGCTATTATAGAAACAAAGGGGAAGATCAACAAAGAGTTCAAACTTTTTTGAAGGACTACGAGGCATTAAACCCAACAAGATTCTCTTATGCTGATATTAAGAGAATTACTAAGCAGTTTAAGGACAAGTTAGGTGAAGGAGCTCATGGAGCTGTCTACAAAGGTAAATTGTCCAATCAAATTCTTGTTGCTGTCAAGATCCTCAATAACACAGACGGAGATGGGAAAGAATTCATAAATGAAGTGGGAACTATGGCCAAAATCCACCATGTCAACGTGGTTCGCTTGCTTGGATATTGTGCTGATGGATCTCACCGCGCTTTAGTTTATCACTTCTTCCCCAATGGTAATCTCCAGAGCTTCATTGCTTCGTCCAGCGACAAAGAAAGCTTTGTCGGATGGAACAAGTTGCATCAGATTGCTCTCGGCATAGCTAAAGGGATTGAATATCTTCACCAAGGCTGTGATCAGAGAATTCTGCATTTTGATATTAATCCTTACAATGTCTTGTTAGATGACAGTTTCACTCCAAAAATTTCAGACTTTGGTTTGGCTAAGTTATGCTCGAAAAATCGAAGTACTGTATCCATGACTGCAGCTAGGGGAACCTTAGGATACATGGCGCCTGAAGTTTTCTCTAGAAATTTCGGCAATGTATCTTATAAATCCGACATCTACAGTTATGGGATGTTATTGCTTGAGATGGTTGGAGGAAGGAAAAATACAAATGCAAGTCAAGAAACATTTCAAGTTCTATATCCCAATTGGATACACAATTTGCTTGAAGGAGATGATACATATATTCCTATTGATGATGATGGAGATTTTAGAATTGCAAAGAAACTGGCAATAGTAGGACTATGGTGCATCCAGTGGCACCCGGTTCAGCGTCCGTCCATGAAAAGTGTAGTTCAAATGCTTGTTGAAGGAGAGGAAAGCAAGTTGAAAGTGCCGCCAAATCCTTTTGAATCTGCAGCTGCGACTACTTCAAGTGCAATTATTCCAGCAAGACGTCTGAATTTGGAGTTGGAAGTAATCCCAGAAACAGACTAG